Proteins encoded by one window of Cellvibrio sp. KY-GH-1:
- a CDS encoding Fic family protein — protein sequence MPKQYQPPFSISLQTLKRVSEISEAVGRLSAQMEPLDSLRLRRANRIRTIQGSLAIEGNTLNEAQITAILEGKRVIAPPREIQEVHNAFAAYEKLLDWSPANEVHLLEAHALLMRGLINEAGYYRTGGVGVMAGDKVIHMAPGANRVPKLMEDLLTWLATTETPPLIASCVFHYEFEFIHPFADGNGRMGRLWQTLILSQWNSLFAHIPVESMVHQHQAEYYQALQESTDKTDSAPFIEFMLERIFDAVNATPNYNSDQVSDQVSDQVARLLRALSKQPLTNQALMLELALSHRPSFRNNYLNPALDAGLIERTQPASPRSPTQKYRLTAKGREWLFINTRT from the coding sequence ATGCCTAAACAATACCAACCGCCATTCAGCATAAGCCTGCAGACGCTTAAACGAGTAAGCGAGATCAGCGAAGCCGTTGGGCGGTTGAGTGCGCAGATGGAACCCTTGGATTCGCTCCGGTTGCGCCGCGCGAACCGCATTCGCACGATTCAGGGTTCGTTGGCCATTGAGGGCAACACACTTAACGAAGCGCAAATTACCGCGATTCTGGAAGGTAAACGCGTTATTGCCCCACCGCGCGAAATTCAAGAAGTTCACAACGCCTTTGCGGCCTATGAAAAATTGTTGGATTGGAGCCCCGCCAACGAAGTCCATTTATTGGAAGCTCATGCATTATTAATGCGCGGTTTGATTAATGAAGCAGGTTACTACCGCACAGGTGGCGTAGGCGTAATGGCCGGCGATAAAGTGATTCATATGGCACCCGGTGCCAACCGTGTACCCAAGCTGATGGAAGACCTACTCACATGGCTGGCAACGACTGAAACACCGCCACTTATCGCGAGTTGTGTTTTCCATTACGAATTTGAATTTATCCACCCTTTTGCAGACGGCAATGGGCGCATGGGTAGGCTATGGCAAACATTAATCCTCAGCCAATGGAACTCACTATTTGCGCACATTCCAGTAGAGAGCATGGTTCACCAGCATCAAGCCGAGTATTACCAAGCGCTGCAAGAAAGCACAGACAAAACCGATTCGGCGCCCTTTATAGAATTTATGCTGGAGCGAATTTTTGACGCAGTGAATGCTACGCCCAACTACAACAGCGACCAAGTAAGCGACCAAGTAAGCGACCAAGTAGCAAGGCTGTTGCGTGCTCTGAGTAAACAGCCGCTTACCAATCAGGCGTTAATGCTTGAGCTGGCACTGAGTCATCGCCCCAGTTTCCGCAACAATTACTTAAACCCGGCACTTGATGCAGGTTTAATAGAACGTACCCAGCCAGCCTCTCCCCGCAGCCCTACGCAAAAGTATCGACTCACTGCTAAAGGCCGTGAGTGGTTATTCATTAACACAAGGA